A single genomic interval of Lewinellaceae bacterium harbors:
- the cas1b gene encoding type I-B CRISPR-associated endonuclease Cas1 has translation MKKAFYLFNPGRMSRKDNTLRFDPAETAEAPDKPRFLPVEGVSALYVFGSLDTNSALYNFLGRKHVPVHFFDYYQHYTGSFSPREYLLAGQMLIAQADAYRSNKQRVRIARALVEGATFNILKNLRYYLNRGRDVAGQVEKIENLRAELDKARSISHLMGLEGNCRQLYYTAFAQIVDAFPWVGRQKRPPTDELNALLSFGNSLCYTVCLDAIYNSQLNPTISYLHEPGTRRYSLALDVSEIFKPILVDRLIFRLCNKKEIRSEHFDKVDNACFLSPAGRRLFVQAWEERLQQSIQHRKLNRKVSYRHLLRLDCYKLAKHLLGMEPNFEPFKIWW, from the coding sequence ATGAAGAAAGCCTTCTACCTTTTCAATCCCGGCCGCATGAGCCGGAAAGACAACACCCTGCGGTTCGACCCGGCCGAAACGGCAGAGGCGCCCGACAAGCCGCGGTTTCTTCCGGTGGAAGGCGTGAGCGCGCTCTATGTCTTTGGCAGCCTCGATACCAATAGCGCATTGTATAACTTTCTGGGGCGGAAACACGTGCCGGTCCATTTCTTTGATTACTACCAGCATTACACCGGTTCTTTCAGCCCACGGGAATACCTGCTGGCCGGGCAAATGCTCATCGCACAGGCAGATGCTTACCGGTCTAACAAGCAACGGGTACGCATTGCCCGCGCCCTGGTAGAAGGCGCTACCTTCAATATCCTGAAAAATCTCCGCTACTATTTGAACCGGGGCCGGGATGTGGCCGGCCAGGTCGAGAAAATCGAAAATTTGCGGGCCGAACTGGATAAGGCCAGGTCAATCAGCCACCTCATGGGCCTGGAAGGCAACTGCCGGCAACTTTACTATACCGCTTTTGCTCAGATCGTAGATGCCTTTCCGTGGGTTGGCCGGCAAAAGCGGCCGCCCACCGATGAACTCAATGCGCTATTGAGCTTTGGCAACTCCCTGTGCTACACGGTTTGCCTCGACGCCATATACAATTCCCAGCTGAACCCGACCATCAGTTATCTGCATGAACCGGGCACCCGCCGGTACAGCCTGGCACTTGATGTCTCTGAGATTTTTAAACCCATTCTGGTGGACCGGCTGATCTTCCGCCTTTGTAATAAGAAAGAAATCCGCTCAGAACATTTTGACAAGGTAGATAATGCCTGTTTTTTGTCTCCCGCCGGCCGCCGCCTGTTCGTTCAAGCCTGGGAAGAACGCCTGCAGCAGAGCATTCAACACCGAAAGCTGAACCGAAAGGTGAGCTACCGCCACCTTTTGCGCCTCGACTGCTATAAGCTGGCCAAGCATTTGCTGGGCATGGAACCAAATTTTGAACCCTTTAAAATCTGGTGGTAA
- the cas3 gene encoding CRISPR-associated helicase Cas3', with amino-acid sequence MSNRVLAKPSGISLSDHTRHVTDEAVYILDSLPFLSQKYQQLTSCNLRKELLAAARYHDWGKSDSKWQLPCRQDYQRYREWRIEEGLPPDELSPEDHRRFEQTMRRQGKMPAPKLFCAGLRHELASLEMIERNKLSLSQAVKAAIAAHHGKLGFRHKHRWYKDAIQPGHSKGPFFFLWDQFEKLSFQRVKNLPKEEQMLNRFRYAGVRSLLQLADTRASRKEGEGDDASYEFHPFKLENKFKSLRPVQKAALEAASEPISILRAPTGSGKTYAALLWAEQQVKHGRADRLVIAMPTRFTSNALAISTAEQLSDTGLYHSSAWFNRYGGLKELEAKKEAREAHRMARYLATPVTVCTIDHLLICLTGTKEAHHSTFFFLANSAVVLDEADFYDPFVQANIVVLIEVLQTLKVPLLIMSATVPDSARQLYRVGKPIVIPKSPKPKASKKIHWLGQDADALSSVLRQMVEIGTGIIYANTVSRAFEYFNSIKQLADGKQLPIIIYHSRFTEPDKEKIEKKLIKRLGKEVWEYKSQSAVKGIAIMTQIGEMSVNISTPIMISDLCPWDRLAQRMGRLVRFEEASEGKCYIVSPQKNELLYPAPYGEYNREKRAWIASPALLTTQNQLQQNFIQPKDIWPSDFVGYVNQLYPNAPAILGHASANQREYRRLLKDNWLLLPNLYTQEEEGHVGDKWSSRHIPPQQTVFIKCPTSFSGYPELQSFALEYGVSIPVYLLEKELRRKNESRILKLEVHIEKSDEKIPVYYTDSYEDQIGLAFLYDAGLSSSAKNQMM; translated from the coding sequence ATGAGCAATAGAGTACTAGCTAAACCTTCGGGCATAAGCCTTAGTGATCATACCAGGCACGTAACCGACGAGGCTGTTTACATTTTGGATAGCTTGCCCTTTTTGTCCCAAAAGTATCAACAGTTAACCAGTTGCAACCTAAGGAAGGAACTGCTTGCAGCAGCACGCTATCACGATTGGGGCAAGAGTGATTCCAAATGGCAACTACCCTGTCGGCAAGATTACCAGCGTTATCGAGAATGGCGTATTGAAGAAGGTTTGCCTCCCGACGAACTATCACCCGAAGATCATAGAAGGTTTGAGCAAACCATGCGCAGGCAGGGAAAAATGCCAGCTCCAAAGTTGTTTTGCGCTGGGTTAAGGCATGAACTGGCTTCATTGGAAATGATTGAGCGAAATAAACTCAGCTTATCGCAAGCAGTAAAGGCGGCCATTGCGGCACATCATGGAAAGCTTGGTTTTAGGCACAAACACCGATGGTATAAAGATGCCATCCAGCCAGGACATTCCAAAGGGCCATTCTTTTTCTTATGGGATCAGTTTGAGAAGCTTTCCTTTCAACGAGTAAAAAACCTGCCAAAGGAAGAGCAGATGCTCAACCGGTTTCGTTATGCAGGTGTGCGCAGCCTCCTGCAATTGGCAGATACCAGAGCCAGCCGGAAGGAGGGAGAAGGAGATGACGCCTCCTATGAATTTCATCCTTTTAAGTTGGAGAATAAATTTAAATCGCTTCGCCCCGTTCAAAAAGCTGCTTTAGAGGCTGCGAGCGAACCGATCAGCATTCTACGTGCACCAACCGGAAGCGGAAAAACTTATGCAGCCTTACTTTGGGCAGAGCAGCAGGTGAAACATGGCAGAGCCGACCGGTTGGTTATAGCTATGCCAACTCGCTTTACTTCCAATGCTTTGGCGATCAGTACTGCCGAACAGTTGAGCGATACAGGCTTATACCATTCAAGCGCCTGGTTCAATCGTTACGGCGGGCTTAAGGAATTAGAAGCCAAAAAGGAAGCCAGAGAAGCTCACCGGATGGCGAGATATCTGGCCACTCCTGTAACCGTTTGTACGATCGACCACCTGCTTATTTGCCTTACCGGAACGAAAGAAGCCCATCACTCGACTTTTTTCTTTCTAGCCAATAGTGCGGTCGTACTGGACGAAGCAGATTTTTACGACCCTTTTGTCCAGGCCAATATCGTAGTATTGATTGAGGTGCTGCAGACGTTAAAGGTACCTTTGCTCATCATGAGTGCAACTGTGCCAGATTCTGCCAGGCAACTCTATCGGGTTGGCAAACCGATTGTAATCCCCAAGTCTCCAAAGCCCAAAGCTTCGAAGAAGATTCATTGGTTGGGGCAGGATGCCGATGCGCTTTCCTCCGTATTGAGGCAAATGGTGGAAATAGGCACGGGCATTATTTACGCAAATACGGTAAGCCGGGCTTTTGAGTATTTCAATTCTATAAAACAACTTGCTGATGGAAAACAGCTCCCTATAATCATTTATCACAGCAGGTTTACAGAGCCAGATAAAGAAAAAATTGAAAAGAAATTAATAAAAAGGCTGGGGAAAGAGGTATGGGAATACAAAAGCCAATCGGCAGTCAAAGGTATTGCTATCATGACGCAAATAGGCGAAATGAGTGTCAACATTAGCACCCCCATTATGATCTCCGACCTGTGCCCGTGGGATAGGTTGGCTCAACGCATGGGGCGCCTGGTTCGTTTTGAAGAAGCTTCAGAAGGGAAGTGCTATATCGTTTCTCCTCAAAAAAACGAATTGCTTTACCCGGCTCCTTACGGAGAATATAACCGGGAAAAAAGGGCATGGATCGCAAGCCCTGCCTTATTGACAACGCAAAACCAGTTACAACAAAATTTTATCCAGCCTAAGGATATTTGGCCCAGTGATTTTGTTGGCTATGTCAACCAACTTTATCCAAATGCACCCGCTATTCTCGGGCATGCAAGCGCCAATCAAAGGGAATACCGACGTCTGCTAAAAGATAATTGGTTGTTGTTGCCCAACCTTTACACTCAGGAAGAGGAAGGCCATGTGGGAGACAAGTGGTCAAGCCGCCACATCCCACCGCAACAAACTGTATTCATTAAGTGTCCGACAAGTTTCTCCGGCTATCCAGAACTCCAGTCTTTCGCCCTTGAATATGGAGTGAGCATTCCCGTTTATCTTTTGGAAAAGGAATTACGCCGCAAAAATGAAAGCCGTATCCTGAAATTAGAAGTGCACATCGAAAAAAGTGATGAGAAAATCCCTGTGTACTATACGGATTCCTATGAAGATCAGATTGGTTTAGCCTTTTTATACGATGCTGGACTTAGCTCCAGTGCTAAAAATCAAATGATGTAA
- the cas4 gene encoding CRISPR-associated protein Cas4 produces MISASHITYYHLCHRKLWLHHRGLRQEDNSAAVYEGQLIGKHAYARRASRWRELSLGAIKIDHFDPRQKLVREVKKSPKLEASHIAQVQYYLFNLERAGVENPRGLIEYPKQRKATEVRLTDADRKIIRGWEAEIERIVQQPTCPELVQKSYCRHCAYRDFCFI; encoded by the coding sequence ATGATCTCCGCCTCCCACATCACCTACTACCACCTATGCCACCGCAAGCTATGGCTGCACCACCGCGGCCTGCGGCAGGAGGACAATAGTGCGGCAGTCTACGAAGGCCAGCTCATCGGCAAGCATGCCTACGCCCGCCGGGCGAGCCGCTGGCGCGAACTCTCCCTCGGCGCCATAAAGATCGACCATTTCGACCCCCGGCAAAAACTCGTGCGCGAAGTGAAGAAAAGCCCCAAGCTGGAAGCCTCGCACATCGCCCAGGTGCAGTACTATTTGTTTAATCTGGAAAGGGCAGGCGTCGAAAACCCTCGGGGTCTAATTGAATACCCGAAACAGCGAAAGGCGACGGAAGTGCGCCTGACGGATGCGGACAGAAAGATAATCCGGGGCTGGGAGGCTGAAATAGAGCGCATTGTGCAGCAGCCAACCTGCCCGGAACTGGTGCAAAAGAGCTACTGCCGCCACTGCGCTTATCGCGACTTTTGTTTCATCTGA
- the cas2 gene encoding CRISPR-associated endonuclease Cas2: MYVIAVYDVAAERTPKMLKLCRRYLHWIQNSVFEGEISEVRLKELITEAQLIMDESYDSFIIFKNRHVHWLDKQLIGKPLSQTDQFI, translated from the coding sequence ATGTATGTGATCGCCGTTTACGACGTAGCAGCCGAGCGGACTCCGAAGATGCTGAAGTTATGCCGCCGTTATCTGCACTGGATTCAAAATTCTGTCTTTGAAGGAGAAATTTCTGAGGTAAGGCTAAAGGAACTCATTACCGAAGCACAACTCATAATGGACGAGAGTTACGATAGCTTTATCATCTTCAAAAACCGCCATGTACATTGGTTGGACAAACAGCTGATCGGCAAACCTTTAAGCCAGACTGATCAATTTATTTGA
- a CDS encoding T9SS type A sorting domain-containing protein, with product MEKTNFTINPSCFWKALALMLAFGFAGGRQAYAQPPQLVVFDAGGQPPASSMTLVLPEGQCGYQFQWTVAVYDPAGPATATAYISTTTASTSVNPGASMMVLGSGQTYLLDVIAAVGNNTLTIRKDGPSGSLTQIYTIVVDDVLAPQIYGPNNMVVEVPSCDTDGVPVNWTVSVVDDCDLAPALVHTGGPASGSLLTPAGSPYTVSYNATDDDGNVASYSFTITVNQAPNPDPIVDVSGNGQFTVPACLPTASVYFTGNVLDCAISAGDDLTGQITISGAPLTVVYIQEEDGFAFFEAVGNLAPGIYPVGVSYGGVTVQTLFNVVQEANQLPDVIMPGNLTFLLPACTNQIPARFAITIADDCDPVISTNPSRLSFTYNNGSGTVALNPLAGFDPAQGYFEFERMLTPADNGAVITASYRDGAGNQRIVNATLGVVSQPDTWAPLIIYPSQDINEVLDPCGTDPAEIFFEVTVTDNCDGNHTFANTVVPGSNYTVSVFLVSQNGGGQGQVSPVLIGGQTFRLLLDPGVYQVVVSAEDAAGNARDEDFFITVTRNPAPPTNLACNVNLNVTMDANCQRFITADMVLEGGFGCASEDDFRVTIVNDDNPANGNILDGHGQFIYEVTYVGPPLPNFNWQNCWGYITAEDKTAPDLNCPGNTDQGNVVFNCFTTTGTLASSDLNMQPLNFSCFIDGQAGIDPGVHYYDLIPFQVDRTNYYTILVSDQFVTPAGGASAEESAIALFQGGFSPSNPCENIIAFQDEPIDNVTPPLAAGEPNLRLSLPLIAGETYYLWVTSDDALATGSYTVDICPDENGRVGLFQSSVVLNPLTWEPMTVNNTVLWPRRNVNLTLPLFCEDFDLIYNNPASTAITGTPTVSDNCDDNVAVTFVDTYTSAGDCAPIIIRRTFRAVDDVGRVATCTQTITLNRPDDLDVDFPPRTVPIECDEQFATLPNGNPAPSHTGYPFIVTVSGIYNLAQSYCNIGASFVDRTRVNVCAGAFKFVRDWTVIDWCDGDNIATDAQVIKVGDFTAPSVTCPGQDYDWDGDLDPLVFSTSPFGCTAAFSVPLPQVTDNCSGYQVKTEIVTEVTVQVVNQYGIVTGTRIDTVLVRLIAWNAPSRLVSGIPAGNHYFRYTVEDGCGNKVIIYCPFSVQDQVEPTAICDDNFNLSIGGADFARIYASDIDEGSNDNCGTVELAVRRNGVVLDQFGRVIPFVCGNQTSPWGPYVDFYCCDAGRPITIELRVRDASGNENICWLQITPEEKVRPYCYAPHPVAIDCDDLPYSFDATDTLQLQQLFGDATSADNCGSFERELPPVANLECGFGTIIRRFKARDIHGNESVNACSQTVTIREVHNYEIKFPKDAEAICGVVEPDSVIYNEIGCDLLAVSHTDEFFSASGTECYKIFRKWKVLNWCQYDGQSDPIIIGRDEDCDGQPGDEAVWVLHRPGGKTYIDRDNNETEPNNVPLAFQNICNGIDDFWRKIDYNGGFYQYTQIIKVYDNIDPEIIAAPQDFCSLDNVACTGLVALPFRIDENCTPNDLQIKVFLDAGADGTIDANLQNLTDGLFDDFRLTGSYPSYQLNGRFPIGCHAFEVHVEDGCGNANSERLNFCVTDCKAPSPVCINGLALDLMPFDNNGDDIPDEGRMAIWANDFIVSASPDCTGPVTYSINRVGETPDVNATGLMLTCADTGTVVVEIWAYDQTGNKDFCETYILVQDNMGACGPDSLTVGVAGAIATETNNPVENVQVSLSGQSSATMMTGNTGAYSFSNLLAGYDYTVTPRRNGDYLNGVSTFDLVLMSKHILGVQPLNSPYKIIAADVNNSKSITTLDLIQLRKLILSIDTQMANNSSWRFVKRSYVFPRPTNPWFETFPEIININNLPGSGINNADFVAIKVGDVNLDAQTNSLAGVQGRTMAGTFNFQVEEAEVKAGSEVAVAFTAADIAAIEGYQATLAFDNNALELVDIIEGEVKKENFGLVYAGEGLITTSWNQVPTSEFLPAEAPAKAGRVPASTMFSLVFKAKADARLSQLLSVGSHVTKAEAYNTRGEFLDVNIAFNGLPTAAADGFQLYQNQPNPFKGETVIGFDLPAGDKVTVTIGDVTGKVLKLVRLDGVRGYNNLVVNSDELPASGILYYTVETANYTATKKMVIIE from the coding sequence ATGGAAAAAACGAATTTTACAATCAATCCTTCCTGCTTCTGGAAAGCGCTGGCATTAATGCTGGCGTTTGGTTTTGCAGGTGGACGGCAGGCTTATGCGCAGCCGCCACAACTTGTAGTGTTTGACGCAGGCGGGCAGCCGCCGGCTTCTTCGATGACCCTGGTGCTTCCGGAAGGCCAGTGTGGTTATCAGTTCCAATGGACCGTAGCGGTCTATGACCCGGCTGGCCCGGCAACGGCAACGGCTTATATTTCAACCACTACGGCCTCCACCTCGGTCAACCCGGGAGCGTCGATGATGGTACTGGGCAGCGGGCAGACGTATCTGCTCGACGTTATTGCCGCAGTGGGCAACAATACGCTTACCATCCGCAAAGACGGCCCGAGCGGCTCGCTTACGCAAATTTATACCATAGTCGTCGATGATGTCCTGGCGCCTCAAATCTACGGCCCCAACAATATGGTGGTCGAGGTGCCGAGCTGCGACACCGACGGCGTGCCGGTAAACTGGACCGTCTCCGTTGTCGATGATTGCGACCTGGCGCCAGCCCTGGTTCATACCGGCGGCCCTGCCAGCGGCTCTTTGCTCACGCCTGCGGGCAGCCCTTACACCGTGAGCTACAACGCTACCGATGACGACGGCAACGTCGCCAGCTACAGCTTCACCATTACGGTCAACCAGGCTCCCAACCCGGACCCCATCGTCGATGTATCCGGCAACGGCCAGTTTACCGTGCCAGCCTGCCTGCCCACCGCTTCGGTTTACTTTACCGGCAACGTGCTGGACTGCGCCATTTCAGCCGGCGACGACCTGACCGGCCAGATCACCATATCCGGAGCGCCCCTTACGGTCGTTTACATTCAGGAAGAAGACGGCTTTGCTTTCTTCGAAGCCGTGGGCAACCTCGCTCCCGGCATTTACCCGGTCGGGGTTTCCTACGGCGGGGTAACGGTCCAGACCCTGTTCAACGTGGTTCAGGAAGCCAACCAACTGCCGGACGTCATCATGCCCGGCAACCTGACCTTCCTGCTGCCTGCCTGCACCAACCAGATTCCGGCGCGCTTCGCCATCACCATTGCCGATGACTGCGACCCGGTGATCAGCACCAACCCCAGCCGCCTGTCTTTTACCTACAACAACGGCAGCGGCACCGTCGCTTTGAACCCCCTGGCGGGCTTTGACCCGGCCCAGGGCTACTTCGAATTCGAACGCATGCTGACCCCCGCTGACAACGGCGCGGTGATCACTGCTTCCTACCGGGATGGCGCCGGCAACCAGCGCATCGTAAATGCCACGCTGGGAGTGGTCAGCCAGCCCGATACCTGGGCGCCGCTCATCATTTATCCTTCCCAGGATATTAATGAAGTGCTGGATCCCTGCGGCACGGACCCCGCCGAGATATTCTTCGAAGTGACCGTAACCGACAACTGCGACGGCAACCATACTTTTGCCAATACAGTGGTTCCCGGCTCCAATTATACGGTTAGTGTCTTTCTCGTCAGCCAGAACGGCGGCGGCCAGGGCCAGGTTTCTCCGGTGCTGATCGGAGGGCAGACTTTCCGGCTGCTGCTCGATCCGGGGGTGTACCAGGTTGTGGTATCGGCTGAGGACGCTGCGGGCAACGCCCGCGATGAAGATTTCTTCATCACCGTCACCCGCAATCCCGCTCCGCCGACCAACCTGGCGTGCAACGTCAACCTCAACGTGACCATGGACGCCAACTGCCAGCGCTTCATCACTGCCGATATGGTGCTGGAAGGCGGCTTCGGCTGTGCCAGCGAAGATGACTTCCGGGTAACCATCGTCAATGACGACAACCCGGCCAACGGCAATATCCTGGATGGCCATGGGCAGTTCATCTATGAAGTCACCTACGTAGGCCCTCCTCTGCCAAACTTCAACTGGCAAAACTGCTGGGGCTACATCACTGCTGAAGACAAAACCGCTCCCGACCTGAACTGCCCCGGCAATACCGATCAGGGCAATGTGGTGTTCAACTGTTTTACCACGACCGGCACCCTGGCCTCCAGCGACCTGAATATGCAGCCGCTGAACTTCTCCTGCTTCATCGACGGCCAGGCCGGCATCGATCCGGGCGTTCACTACTACGACCTGATCCCGTTTCAGGTTGACCGGACGAATTACTACACCATTCTGGTCAGCGACCAGTTTGTGACTCCCGCCGGCGGCGCTTCCGCCGAGGAGAGCGCCATCGCTTTGTTCCAGGGCGGCTTTTCGCCTTCGAACCCCTGCGAGAACATCATCGCCTTCCAGGACGAGCCGATCGACAACGTCACGCCGCCCCTGGCCGCCGGCGAACCGAACCTGCGCCTGAGCCTTCCGCTGATCGCCGGCGAAACCTACTACCTGTGGGTGACTTCCGACGATGCGCTGGCTACCGGCAGTTATACGGTAGACATCTGCCCCGACGAGAACGGCCGCGTTGGCTTGTTCCAGTCGAGCGTGGTGCTGAACCCGCTGACCTGGGAGCCGATGACCGTCAACAACACGGTGCTGTGGCCGAGGCGCAACGTCAACCTCACCCTGCCTTTGTTCTGCGAAGATTTCGACCTCATTTACAACAACCCGGCCAGCACGGCCATTACCGGTACGCCCACCGTTAGCGACAACTGCGACGACAACGTAGCGGTAACCTTTGTGGATACCTATACCAGCGCCGGCGATTGCGCGCCGATCATCATCCGGCGCACTTTCCGGGCGGTCGACGATGTGGGAAGGGTTGCTACCTGCACCCAAACCATCACCCTGAACCGCCCGGATGACCTGGACGTGGACTTTCCTCCGCGGACAGTGCCGATCGAGTGCGACGAGCAATTCGCCACCCTGCCTAACGGCAACCCGGCCCCAAGCCATACCGGCTACCCGTTCATCGTAACGGTAAGCGGCATTTATAACCTGGCGCAGTCCTACTGCAACATCGGCGCCAGTTTCGTCGACCGCACCCGGGTGAACGTATGCGCCGGCGCCTTTAAATTTGTGCGCGACTGGACGGTGATCGACTGGTGCGACGGCGACAACATCGCGACCGACGCTCAGGTGATTAAAGTGGGCGACTTTACCGCGCCTTCGGTTACCTGCCCCGGGCAGGACTACGACTGGGACGGCGACCTCGACCCGCTGGTGTTTTCTACCAGCCCCTTTGGCTGCACCGCCGCCTTCTCCGTGCCGTTGCCGCAGGTTACGGACAACTGCTCCGGCTATCAGGTGAAAACCGAGATCGTCACCGAAGTGACGGTGCAGGTGGTCAACCAATACGGCATCGTTACCGGCACCCGGATCGATACGGTGTTGGTGCGCCTCATTGCCTGGAATGCTCCTTCCCGCCTGGTGAGCGGCATCCCTGCCGGCAACCACTACTTCCGCTATACGGTGGAGGACGGTTGTGGCAACAAAGTAATAATATACTGCCCCTTCTCCGTCCAGGACCAGGTGGAGCCGACTGCTATTTGCGACGACAACTTCAACCTTTCCATTGGCGGAGCCGACTTTGCGCGTATTTACGCCAGTGATATAGACGAGGGTTCCAACGATAACTGTGGAACGGTAGAACTTGCCGTTCGCCGCAACGGGGTAGTCCTCGACCAGTTTGGCCGGGTGATCCCGTTCGTCTGTGGCAACCAGACCAGCCCCTGGGGCCCGTACGTCGACTTCTACTGCTGTGATGCCGGCCGCCCGATTACCATCGAACTGCGGGTAAGAGACGCATCCGGCAACGAGAACATCTGCTGGCTGCAGATCACGCCCGAAGAGAAGGTGCGCCCCTACTGCTATGCGCCCCACCCCGTGGCTATTGACTGCGACGACCTGCCCTACAGCTTCGACGCAACCGACACCCTGCAGCTTCAGCAGCTCTTTGGCGACGCCACCTCCGCCGACAACTGCGGATCTTTCGAGCGCGAACTGCCTCCGGTGGCCAACCTCGAGTGCGGCTTCGGCACCATCATCCGCCGCTTCAAGGCCAGAGACATTCACGGCAACGAAAGCGTGAACGCCTGCAGCCAGACGGTTACGATCCGGGAAGTACACAACTACGAGATCAAGTTCCCGAAAGATGCCGAGGCCATCTGCGGCGTGGTGGAACCGGATAGCGTTATTTACAACGAGATCGGCTGCGACTTGCTGGCCGTGAGCCATACCGATGAATTCTTCTCCGCCTCCGGCACCGAGTGCTACAAAATCTTCCGCAAGTGGAAGGTGCTCAACTGGTGCCAGTACGACGGCCAGTCTGACCCGATCATCATCGGCCGCGACGAAGACTGCGACGGCCAGCCGGGCGACGAAGCCGTATGGGTGCTGCACCGCCCGGGCGGCAAGACCTACATCGACCGTGACAACAACGAAACCGAGCCCAACAACGTGCCGCTGGCCTTCCAGAACATCTGCAACGGCATCGACGACTTCTGGCGCAAGATCGACTACAACGGCGGTTTCTACCAGTATACCCAGATCATCAAGGTGTATGACAACATCGACCCGGAGATCATTGCTGCGCCTCAGGATTTCTGTTCGCTCGACAACGTTGCCTGCACCGGGCTGGTGGCGCTGCCTTTCCGCATCGATGAGAACTGCACGCCGAACGACCTGCAGATCAAGGTCTTCCTGGACGCCGGCGCGGATGGAACCATCGACGCCAACCTGCAGAACCTGACGGACGGCCTGTTCGACGACTTCCGGCTGACGGGTTCTTATCCGAGCTACCAGCTGAACGGCCGCTTCCCGATCGGTTGCCACGCTTTCGAAGTACACGTTGAGGACGGCTGCGGCAACGCCAACAGCGAGCGGCTGAACTTCTGCGTAACCGATTGCAAGGCGCCGTCGCCGGTATGCATCAACGGCCTGGCTCTCGACCTGATGCCGTTCGACAACAACGGCGATGACATTCCCGACGAAGGCCGCATGGCGATTTGGGCCAACGATTTTATCGTTTCTGCTTCTCCGGATTGCACCGGCCCGGTTACCTACTCGATCAACCGGGTGGGCGAAACTCCGGATGTGAACGCCACCGGCCTCATGCTCACCTGCGCCGACACCGGCACGGTGGTAGTGGAGATTTGGGCCTATGACCAAACCGGCAACAAAGACTTCTGCGAAACCTACATCCTGGTGCAGGACAACATGGGGGCTTGCGGCCCCGATTCCCTGACTGTAGGCGTTGCGGGCGCTATCGCCACCGAGACGAACAACCCGGTGGAGAACGTGCAGGTAAGCCTTTCCGGCCAGTCTTCCGCCACCATGATGACCGGCAACACCGGCGCCTACAGCTTCAGCAACTTGCTGGCAGGCTATGACTACACGGTTACGCCACGCCGCAACGGAGACTACCTCAACGGGGTGTCTACCTTCGACCTGGTGCTGATGAGCAAGCACATCCTGGGCGTGCAGCCGCTGAACAGCCCGTACAAGATCATTGCCGCCGACGTGAACAACAGCAAGTCGATCACCACGCTCGACCTGATACAACTGCGCAAGCTGATCCTGTCGATCGATACGCAGATGGCCAATAACAGCAGTTGGCGCTTCGTGAAGCGGTCTTACGTCTTCCCGCGGCCCACCAACCCCTGGTTCGAGACTTTCCCGGAGATCATCAACATCAACAACCTGCCGGGAAGTGGCATCAACAATGCCGATTTCGTAGCCATCAAGGTCGGCGACGTCAACCTGGATGCACAGACGAACAGCCTGGCGGGCGTACAAGGCCGCACCATGGCCGGTACGTTTAACTTCCAGGTAGAAGAAGCTGAAGTGAAGGCCGGCAGTGAAGTTGCGGTTGCCTTCACGGCCGCCGATATCGCTGCCATCGAAGGCTACCAAGCCACCCTGGCGTTTGACAACAATGCCCTGGAACTGGTGGACATCATCGAAGGCGAAGTGAAAAAGGAAAACTTCGGCCTGGTATATGCTGGCGAAGGGCTGATTACGACCAGCTGGAATCAGGTTCCGACTTCCGAATTTTTACCCGCCGAAGCCCCAGCGAAGGCGGGCCGGGTTCCGGCTTCCACGATGTTCAGCCTCGTGTTCAAAGCAAAGGCGGATGCCCGCCTGAGCCAACTGCTGAGCGTAGGGTCGCACGTCACCAAAGCGGAAGCTTACAATACCAGGGGCGAGTTCCTGGATGTGAACATCGCTTTCAACGGCTTGCCCACGGCGGCGGCGGATGGCTTCCAGCTTTACCAGAATCAGCCCAACCCCTTCAAGGGGGAGACGGTGATCGGCTTCGACCTGCCAGCCGGCGACAAGGTGACGGTAACGATCGGCGATGTAACGGGCAAAGTATTGAAACTGGTTCGCCTGGACGGCGTCAGGGGGTACAACAACCTGGTTGTGAACTCCGACGAGCTCCCGGCCTCCGGTATCCTCTACTACACTGTTGAAACGGCTAACTACACTGCGACGAAGAAAATGGTTATTATCGAATAA